In a single window of the Actinomycetota bacterium genome:
- a CDS encoding Gfo/Idh/MocA family oxidoreductase, whose amino-acid sequence MLRVGLVGVGKMGLSHLAITRAQPDVEIAGVTDNQRFLLSAIQSNAGLAGYDRFDEMLAAAGNLDCVIIATPTASHHELGMLALDRGIGVFIEKPLTLSYAQSRGLAERAMEAGVANQVGYHNRFVGTFAESARLVAAGAIGQVQHVSGSAFGQVITPRSGAGRTWRSAKSTGGGCLHDYACHVVDLMNFVVGPPQEVVGARLSRIFSREIEDAVHAIFVYPDGATGTLETNWCDPTVRKMTTNIVVHGSQGKIYADRQECRVFLREDVQFENYGPGWTVRYITDLQPPVGFYVRGEEYSAQIESFLTACRAKDSTPVNNFGSAAETDRVVEEISRVHAEGAGSSSPARSAGEVRRTVQVPLWLDRAVTRSHEFVERFTTRSRRQGR is encoded by the coding sequence GTGCTGCGCGTGGGCTTGGTGGGTGTGGGCAAGATGGGCCTCTCCCACCTCGCCATCACCAGGGCGCAACCCGATGTCGAGATCGCCGGCGTCACGGACAACCAGCGCTTCTTGCTGTCCGCGATCCAGTCGAACGCCGGGCTGGCCGGCTACGACCGCTTCGACGAGATGCTCGCGGCCGCCGGCAACCTCGATTGCGTCATCATCGCCACGCCGACCGCCTCGCACCACGAGCTCGGCATGCTGGCGCTCGATCGCGGCATCGGCGTCTTCATCGAGAAGCCGCTCACTCTCTCGTACGCGCAGTCGCGCGGGCTGGCCGAGCGGGCGATGGAGGCCGGTGTCGCCAACCAGGTCGGCTACCACAACCGCTTCGTCGGGACGTTCGCGGAGTCGGCCCGGCTCGTCGCTGCCGGCGCCATCGGGCAGGTGCAGCACGTCAGCGGCAGCGCGTTCGGGCAGGTCATCACGCCCCGCTCCGGCGCGGGGCGCACCTGGCGATCCGCCAAGTCCACGGGAGGAGGCTGCCTGCACGACTACGCGTGCCACGTCGTCGACCTGATGAACTTCGTCGTCGGCCCGCCGCAGGAAGTCGTCGGGGCACGCCTGTCGCGGATCTTCTCCCGCGAGATCGAAGATGCCGTGCACGCCATCTTCGTCTACCCGGACGGGGCCACAGGAACCCTCGAGACCAACTGGTGCGATCCCACCGTGCGCAAGATGACGACCAACATCGTGGTCCACGGATCGCAGGGCAAGATCTACGCCGATCGGCAGGAGTGCCGGGTCTTCCTTCGTGAAGACGTCCAGTTCGAGAACTACGGCCCGGGTTGGACGGTGAGGTACATCACCGATCTGCAACCGCCGGTCGGCTTCTACGTCCGCGGCGAGGAGTACTCGGCCCAGATCGAGTCCTTCCTCACCGCCTGCCGCGCCAAAGACTCCACTCCCGTCAACAACTTCGGCAGCGCAGCCGAGACAGACCGGGTGGTCGAGGAGATCTCCCGCGTCCACGCCGAAGGAGCCGGATCGAGCTCGCCGGCGCGGTCCGCCGGCGAAGTGAGGCGCACCGTGCAGGTGCCACTCTGGCTCGACCGCGCGGTCACGCGCTCGCACGAGTTCGTGGAGCGCTTCACGACTCGCTCGAGACGGCAGGGGCGCTGA